A genomic segment from Triticum dicoccoides isolate Atlit2015 ecotype Zavitan chromosome 1A, WEW_v2.0, whole genome shotgun sequence encodes:
- the LOC119361723 gene encoding serine/arginine-rich splicing factor RS2Z32-like isoform X2 — MPRYDDRYGNARLYVGRLSSRTRSRDLEYLFSKYGRIREVELKRDYAFIEYSDPRDADEARYNLDGRDVDGSRIIVEFAKGVPRGSGGSREREYVGRGPPPGTGRCFNCGIDGHWARDCKAGDWKNKCYRCGERGHIERNCQNSPRSLRRERSYSRSPSPRRGRARSRSYSRSRSYSRSRSRSYSESPRGRRTERDERRSRSISYSRSPRRSLSPGGKEMDRSPTPDRSRSPRRSISPVAKDNGDSPRGRETSRSPSDGYRSPVANGRSPRSPVNNGSPSPTRDNRASPSPRGNNGSPSPKGNGNGGSPSPRGNGDDDGRRGSGSPRGRSVSP, encoded by the exons ATGCCTCGTTATGATGATCGTTATGGAAACGCACGCTTGTATGTTGGTAGATTGTCCTCCCGTACTCGTTCGCGCGACCTAGAATATCTTTTCAGCAAATATGGAAG AATACGGGAAGTGGAATTGAAGCGCGACTATGCATTCATT GAATACAGTGATCCTCGTGATGCTGATGAGGCCCGATACAACCTAGATGGCAGGGATGTTGATGGGAGCCGCATTATTGTTGAGTTTGCTAAAGGG GTTCCACGTGGTTCTGGTGGTTCACGAGAACGTGAATATGTGGGAAGAGGGCCTCCTCCAGGAACAGGCCgttgtttcaactgtggtattgatGGTCATTGGGCCAGGGACTGCAAAGCTGGTGACTGGAAGAACAAATGCTACCGCTGTGGAGAAAGGGGCCATATTGAAAGAAATTGCCAGAATAGCCCGAGGAGTCTCAG GCGTGAGAGAAGCTATTCACGGTCCCCATCTCCACGTCGTGGACGGGCTCGCAGTCGGAGCTACAGCAGAAGCCGTAGTTACAG CCGATCTAGGTCCAGATCCTATTCTGAATCTCCCAGAGGGCGCCGCACAGAGCGTGATGAGAGGAGATCAAGGAGCATTAGCTACAGCAGGAGCCCCAGGCGATCACTCTCCCCAGGAGGCAaggaaatggatcgcagccccacaCCTGATCGCAGTCGGAGCCCCAGGCGATCCATCTCACCTGTAGCAAAGGATAATGGTGATAGCCCTCGGGGCAGGGAGACAAGCAGGAGCCCATCTGATGGCTACCGTAGCCCTGTGGCCAATGGGCGCAGCCCAAGAAGCCCTGTTAACAATGGCAGTCCCAGTCCTACCAGAGACAACAGGGCCAGTCCAAGCCCGAGGGGCAACAACGGTAGCCCTAGTCCTAAGGGCAATGGCAACGGTGGCAGCCCAAGTCCAAGGGGCAATGGTGACGACGATGGACGTCGAGGCTCAGGCTCACCTAGAGGAAGAAGCGTGTCTCCATGA
- the LOC119361723 gene encoding serine/arginine-rich splicing factor RS2Z33-like isoform X1, translating to MEGFSVFNTIRKVCGGRVPLVELVAIVPKFVEDFGEGCPWCLVIREVELKRDYAFIEYSDPRDADEARYNLDGRDVDGSRIIVEFAKGVPRGSGGSREREYVGRGPPPGTGRCFNCGIDGHWARDCKAGDWKNKCYRCGERGHIERNCQNSPRSLRRERSYSRSPSPRRGRARSRSYSRSRSYSRSRSRSYSESPRGRRTERDERRSRSISYSRSPRRSLSPGGKEMDRSPTPDRSRSPRRSISPVAKDNGDSPRGRETSRSPSDGYRSPVANGRSPRSPVNNGSPSPTRDNRASPSPRGNNGSPSPKGNGNGGSPSPRGNGDDDGRRGSGSPRGRSVSP from the exons ATGGAAG GTTTTTCCGTTTTTAACACAATCCGGAAGGTATGTGGTGGAAGGGTGCCCTTGGTGGAATTGGTGGCCATTGTTCCAAAGTTTGTGGAGGACTTTGGCGAAGGGTGCCCTTGGTGCTTGGT AATACGGGAAGTGGAATTGAAGCGCGACTATGCATTCATT GAATACAGTGATCCTCGTGATGCTGATGAGGCCCGATACAACCTAGATGGCAGGGATGTTGATGGGAGCCGCATTATTGTTGAGTTTGCTAAAGGG GTTCCACGTGGTTCTGGTGGTTCACGAGAACGTGAATATGTGGGAAGAGGGCCTCCTCCAGGAACAGGCCgttgtttcaactgtggtattgatGGTCATTGGGCCAGGGACTGCAAAGCTGGTGACTGGAAGAACAAATGCTACCGCTGTGGAGAAAGGGGCCATATTGAAAGAAATTGCCAGAATAGCCCGAGGAGTCTCAG GCGTGAGAGAAGCTATTCACGGTCCCCATCTCCACGTCGTGGACGGGCTCGCAGTCGGAGCTACAGCAGAAGCCGTAGTTACAG CCGATCTAGGTCCAGATCCTATTCTGAATCTCCCAGAGGGCGCCGCACAGAGCGTGATGAGAGGAGATCAAGGAGCATTAGCTACAGCAGGAGCCCCAGGCGATCACTCTCCCCAGGAGGCAaggaaatggatcgcagccccacaCCTGATCGCAGTCGGAGCCCCAGGCGATCCATCTCACCTGTAGCAAAGGATAATGGTGATAGCCCTCGGGGCAGGGAGACAAGCAGGAGCCCATCTGATGGCTACCGTAGCCCTGTGGCCAATGGGCGCAGCCCAAGAAGCCCTGTTAACAATGGCAGTCCCAGTCCTACCAGAGACAACAGGGCCAGTCCAAGCCCGAGGGGCAACAACGGTAGCCCTAGTCCTAAGGGCAATGGCAACGGTGGCAGCCCAAGTCCAAGGGGCAATGGTGACGACGATGGACGTCGAGGCTCAGGCTCACCTAGAGGAAGAAGCGTGTCTCCATGA